A single genomic interval of Zingiber officinale cultivar Zhangliang chromosome 4A, Zo_v1.1, whole genome shotgun sequence harbors:
- the LOC121970640 gene encoding reactive Intermediate Deaminase A, chloroplastic-like, producing MAWSAAFSRSVGAPAIDLRALRARSQTPISVGICFASIAASHLWSSRLPKPFFASISATAATSSVIKEAVQTEKAPAALGPYSQAIKANNLVFVSGVLGLVPETGKFVSDNIEEQTEQVLKNMGEILKASGATYASVVKTTIMLADLQDFKKVNEIYAKYFPSPAPARSTYQVAALPMNARIEIECIAAL from the exons ATGGCTTGGAGCGCTGCGTTTTCGAGGTCTGTGGGAGCGCCGGCGATCGACCTCCGCGCGTTGCGGGCTCGGAGTCAGACTCCGATCTCTGTAGGGATCTGCTTCGCCTCAATCGCTGCCTCCCATCTGTGGTCGTCTCGCCTGCCCAAACCCTTCTTCGCCTCAATCTCGGCTACTGCCGCCACCTCCAGTG TTATCAAGGAGGCAGTTCAAACAGAAAAAGCTCCAGCAGCTTTAGGGCCGTATTCTCAGGCTATTAAAGCCAACAACCTTGTCTTTGTTTCTGGTGTTCTGGGTCTTGTTCCAGAG ACAGGAAAATTTGTGTCTGACAATATTGAGGAACAAACTGAGCAG GTCCTTAAAAACATGGGAGAGATTCTGAAAGCAAGTGGTGCCACCTATGCCTCTGTTGTCAAGACAACGATCAT GTTAGCAGATCTACAAGATTTCAAGAAAGTGAATGAGATATATGCAAAAT ATTTCCCATCTCCTGCACCAGCACGTTCCACTTACCAGGTAGCAGCATTGCCAATGAACGCTAGGATTGAGATCGAGTGTATTGCTGCACTCTAA